A genome region from Calditrichota bacterium includes the following:
- a CDS encoding GNAT family N-acetyltransferase yields the protein MNGKISKEQNQLTESRNNFIVNVAESSDKNWIAETQIKMAAETENIQLDRDIVNKGVQFMFDHPDRGFYVIAKDTFHRPAGILLVLKEWSDWRNGDVWWIHSVYVEKEFRRQRVFSHMFRFVEEIAQAESVRGLRLYVEKENKRAKAAYERLGMSSDRYDMYEKMFGEY from the coding sequence ATGAACGGAAAAATATCGAAGGAGCAAAATCAATTGACTGAAAGCAGGAATAATTTCATCGTCAATGTTGCTGAAAGTTCTGACAAAAACTGGATCGCAGAGACGCAAATAAAAATGGCGGCGGAAACTGAAAATATTCAATTGGACAGAGACATCGTCAATAAGGGTGTACAGTTCATGTTTGATCACCCGGATCGTGGATTTTACGTAATTGCCAAAGATACTTTTCATCGTCCCGCTGGCATCTTGCTCGTGCTGAAAGAATGGAGCGACTGGCGCAACGGCGACGTGTGGTGGATTCACAGCGTTTACGTGGAAAAAGAATTCCGCCGCCAGCGCGTTTTTTCTCACATGTTTCGTTTTGTGGAAGAAATCGCACAAGCCGAATCAGTGCGCGGTTTGCGGCTTTACGTGGAAAAAGAAAACAAGCGCGCCAAAGCCGCTTACGAACGCCTCGGCATGAGCAGCGACCGTTACGATATGTACGAAAAAATGTTTGGCGAATATTAA